A stretch of DNA from Schizosaccharomyces osmophilus chromosome 2, complete sequence:
ATAGACTAttctattccttttttcatGGCTCataaaatttatgaaataCTATAGTTACAAATTATTATGAGACAAAACCAATATAGTACGTAGTAACTctatttgaaaacaatctTTACTGATGATTCATTACTTTCGAAACAATACTTTTTTATACTCAAGAGATTTCTTTAattaactttttcattctcaaatttatttaatgcTGATTATATTGTAGTAACAGTTATTGAGGTGAATCCCattaaatttgaaaaacatcTCACCCAACCGTCTCTAATTGATCTCCAGTATACATTTAAGACAGGTAATTTCTGTATCATCTAAATTTATCTACAGTCCTGCTTCGTATCTGTTAAATAAGCGTTGttcattgaagaaatataCACCATAATCAGCCTTTATATAacaaattataaaaagcAGTCACACGTATTTCCCCAATTTCGTTGAAGCTCATTAAAcggtaaacaaacatagGCGAAATCGTCCGCCGTTGGTAGTGACAGAAAAGCAGCAAGAGCTTCCCACTCGCCGATcgtgtttttcttgtaaagaAGTTGCTTTATAATTTAACTGAACAGGTAGCACTCGTACATGATCAGAAAACAATTTGATTCAATCGCTCTCCGGGAAACTTGCATTACAATGCTCATGAAATATCAAGTCTATATATCAATATGATTTTAAAgtatatttttgaattgaacTATTCAATGCCGAAGGGATTATTAAACTAAATATTAGAAAGCATATATATGTACACGACTATAATTGCAAACCAATCCAAGGCCTGTCtttatagaagaaaaagggatACAGTTGGTCCACTGAGTAAATGAATATAAAACTTTTGCAAACGAACGCGATACCGAAATTGAATAGGGTGTATAACtcaaaaggaaggaaaacAACCAAGCCTGAAAAACTATAACACAAAAAGGTAATTATTGATATTATACAGTCGAAACCTGCTTTGCGCCTAAGTTTTATATGCGTTAGACTCGGCAGCGTCACTGGAGACAGCCTCTTGTGTAGTTAATGGAATATAATTGCCTTGATCGGCGGGTTTTTGCTCAGGCTTTGTGTACAGGAACGTAGCGGCAATGACAAGGCCTACACCGACGACAAAAGCAAACGTGATCTTGAAATCCAACAAATAAACACTGACCAAAGAAGACAAAATGATACTGATACTAGTCGAAAAGTTCTTCATAATATTATCGGCAAAAGCAACACAGAGTGCTACAATGATACCACCGAACGCTTGAAGCAAGATAGCTAACCAAACGACAGGGTTGTAGCCATAGAAAAATCCCTTTTGAACAATATTGGAGTAGTCGCTAACGGCAATTGTGAATATACAGGGCacaatggaaaagaaggaaagttGAACATTACGGACCCATAAAGAGGGATTTGTACCCTTTAAAAccttttcaaagtaaacGCCGGCTAAGCCACTAATTAAGCAAGCAATAAGAACGGCAGTAAATCCGGTCAATGGATTCATAGAAGAATCAACGGGTGATTTGCTGTCAGAAGCCAAGTTTTGCAATTGCACGATCGCAATGCCACCGgtcaaaatgaaaagagagagCCACTTTGTAAGACCAAGCTTGCGATGGAGCAAGGCGACAGAAAAAATCGCCGTGGTAAGAATCTTCAACTGATAGGTTACTTGGAAAATAGCGACCGAAAGATTACCAGCGGCCACGTATTGCAAGTTGTTTTGGCATGTATAGAGGAAAGCAGGAATCCCCAATTTCCAACTGTCTCCACCAAAAATTTGAGACAAGAAGGTTCTCAAGCGAGCCTCACTGCCAACATTTCTTCGAAACTGATAGTATCCGATGACAAAACAGACAGTCAATTTGATCATCTCATTTAACAAAACAGCGGTAGAGGTAAAATACCGTTTATCAGCATAACCAGGCATAATACGAGAGTAATTTAAGGTCTAATAAACAGAGGTTAATATTTGTACATCCTTTATGGGCTCAATtctcaaaagaaaaccgaTGATGCTCAGGAGTATTCACCCTCTGATTCCTCACCCATTCACGATGCATACCAGAATAAGGGCACTGTTTTGAACTGTCAGCAATGCAAGAGCTATGTATTTCATAGGGATGCCTCCAAGCTTCACTTCATCACCTTTGCCAGCCAtgatagaaaaaatattatctTAATAGTTGgtttaaataaacaaaatatgCTTCACACTTAGCGAAAGAGCAGGTCCCAGTAAACAATGGATTGGggaaagaatgaaaaaaagaactcgAATCCCGGCACAGTTGGTGGAGTCCAACTTTGAGTTACCTCAATCCCCTAAAGCTTAGTCGACACTCCACGTGAATAAGACAGTGCAACAATGTACGTAAAATAGAATAACGAAAATGCTTCCGATACCGCAAACAAATCTTACCAGCTATGTTTGGTCGTAAACAATGGGAAATTTTAAATCATTCCTATGATAAATTGAAGGACGGATGAATTGATAAGAGTTATAATTATGCTTCTAAGAAGAACAATGGTAGCACTTTTAATGCTTTCAGTTTGAAATGGTTTGGACGGTAAAGGTTTCATGAAACCAAGGGACTAAATGTGGACCTTTAAGCTTTCGAGGAGTTGATGAATTACCTCGGGCTGGAAGTGAATACTACTTTTCCCATGTACGCCttctcttcatttgaaaacCGCGTTTTGGAAGGGCGGTTTGGAAAATTATGAATTCGTAAACGATTTGACTGGACACTACCTTTTcgatttattttctttataacTTTCTATACAATTGAGGCTTGATTGAAAGGGAGTGGAATAAAAAGTCTTTTCATGCCATTTGTTCTCAATGGCTTTAATGAAACCCTCAACGTCGTAGTGAAATGACATTTGCATTCAAGAATTACAAACTCTCTAGTTTGACTCTTGCAGTTGATTTAATAATTATTGCAGGTACGATGTGGTCAAACGTACATCTATATCGATCCGTTCATGACAAGCAATCCATAATCTCAGATGCGTTTCGCCAGACTATGGTCACCAAtctcatttttatttaaagcTTGTAGAAAAGCAAGGACCATATAAACTCGACGAGCAGCAACATTTTCATCATGTTGGTAGAAACCCATTCATTCTTTCGGAAGGATTGTCACAAAGACCCTTGAATTACTAGATTGAAATGGCAAACAAGCTTTCCTTGTTTGCTCCATGTACTCAGAATTTGTGGGTACCTGTTTGTACGAGTGCTAGCGGCTTGGCAAACCAAGACGAAAACAAgcaaatcaaaataaagCCTGCGTTTGTCAGGTTCAATTCGAAACATTTcaactcttcttttttttttttccacgAATGCATTTGCCTAGTGATATATAAATCGCTGTCTGAATTTGAAACCACCCTACGAAGTCCCGATGAATTTTAGCATGGATCAACCAGAAAATCGCTTGAAACCatcaaaattataaaatgaaactgttttgtttttccgTTTGACGGACTCCTTTacttgtttcttttgtcgTGATGGTGGACGTAAACCAAAGGCATCTTATTTTAAATTAGGTCAAACCACTGCTATTCTGTTCTATattcaatttatttttcttttctgatATATATTTTGTGTAATCTGCCGTTATAAATGCTGTTTCGTTTGCCTGCCCGAATTTCATACAGACGCTTCTTCCCTACACGTAAGAGGTTCTCTCTAAAACGTAGTCATCTTCTTACTCTTCCTGCCGTGTCTATTTAGCACAAAACACTTATATTCTTCATACATTCAAGCATATTTGGACTTGAATATATACGAGAGCGGCTAGATTCGTTAGAATTTGTGgattcataaaagaaaattctgcCGTCTGGAAAATTGGGATTTCTCCAAGGTTCCTGGCAAAAGTGATATGATTGAAAGATTAAAGATAGCTAAAACTCGTCTGGAAGCTatgaattcatttcaataCTCTGGTGATCGAAGAGAACGTCTCCCTTTGCTTGGGGATGAGCGCGATCATTCCATGGCCCGACACAATGCTATTTTAACTACAAAATCCGTTCTCACATCAAATTATATTAATATTCTGTTAGTTTTTGTCCCCATTGGTCTTCTTGTTGGATGGTTTCAATGTAATGCAAAGTatgtcttctttttgaatatgcTTGCAATTATCCCTCTCTCTTCCCTTCTTAGCTTTGCTACTGAACAACTAGCATCTGACAGTGGCCCTACTATTGGAGGATTGTTGAACGCTAGGTAAGTCGATTTGTTTGCACAGAAAGCCCCGTTGCCACGaagcttcttttggaaattctATTCGTATTTTTATACTAACCGTTTTCAGTTTTGGTAATGCAATTGAACTTATTGTTGGTGTTTTGGCTCTAAGACGCGGTGAAATCCGTATCGTACAAGCTTCTATGCTTGGCTCCATTTTGTCAAACTTACTATTGGTATTTGGTATGTGCCTTGTAACGGCAGGAATCCGACGCCAAATCGCCAGGTTCAATGTTACTGTTGCTCAAACTATGGCTGCTATGCTTGCTTTGTCTACTGCCAGCATCATTATTCCTGCCGCTTTCCATTTTAGTGTTCCCGACAACAAGGCTAGCGAAACAGCTTTGCTTCAAGTTTCTCGCGGTACGGCCGTCATTGTACTAGTTGTTTATCTCTTATTATTGGTTTTCCAACTGAAAACTCATAAACATGTCTGCAGAGATGTTAGTGAAtcggaagaagaagaagatcaGGAACCCGTCCTTGGATTATACGCTTCCATCTTCGTTCTTGGTTTAGTTACTGTTTTTGTATCCTTATGTGCTGATTATTTAGTTGGTTCTATTGATGCCTTAGTGGAAGAAATCAacatttccaaaacttttgtCGGTTTAATTGTTCTGCCAGTAGTTGCTAATGCCGCCGAACATGTCACAGCCGTTATTGTATCTTACCGCGGCCAAATGGATTTGGCGCTTGGTGTTGCTATCGGTTCTAGTATTCAAATTTCTATGTTTTTGGCTCCTTTTTTGGTTATTGTTGGTTGGTTCATCTCTCAGCCATTGACGCTATACTTCGAGTCTTTGGAAACAGTAATTTTATtcgtttctgttttcttgGTTAATTACTTAATTCAAGATGGAGCTTCCCATTGGCTTGAAGGTGTCCAGCTCCTTGCTCTTTACGCCATTGTTGTTTTGGCATTCTTTTACTTCCCGACTCAGTAAGTTAGTGCTGGgctgatttatttttttcttaatgaAGCTTTGACAGTTGTCGACCTTCTTTTATGAGTAGAGTATCTATGtgtgaaataaaaaactattgaataatttttcgacttttttttttctttaaatgaTAGTATGAATGTACAAATATTTGTACATCAAAATTAGtccatcttcttttaaaatacaTAGGCCacgcttcttttttttgctattcACGAAGCAGACCAATACTCATATGCAATTTTCTTACTCGATTTTACAGTAGCACTGTCATCACCAATTACGAAGTGCAATACTATTTAAATACATAACGAAGCCCCATTGAGCATTTGCCTATTCTGACAGAGAACCAACGGGTTTACTTGTATGTATACCATCTGGTCGTACCTAGTTTAACCAAACCTCAAATTTCCTTTCCCTACATAAGTCATACTGCCCAACAaatcaaagagaaaataaaggaatATCATAGCATTACTTTTAATGTATTATTCACTCTTTTAGCAATCTACCAggctttcttcaatatttaCTCTAAAACTAATTGAGAACTTGTCTAGTTATTTATGTAATTACGTTTTCCTTCTCCATACCTTTTCCtagtttatttattcaagGCTGATTAAAATACTAAGTAATCTAAACAATGAATTCGACAGCGAAACAAAACCAGGCATCTATCGATATAATCGAACAAGCAAAAGAGAATATTGAGCCTAGAAGGCAAGGCCATTCTGCTTCTGCAATCAGCAAAACATTTTCTAATGATCATGAGCAAAAAGTCAGCAACCAACTGCacgaagaaagaataaacttTGAGGAAAAACTTCAACAATCGGACAGAGAGGAG
This window harbors:
- the gms1 gene encoding Golgi UDP-galactose transmembrane transporter Gms1; translated protein: MAGKGDEVKLGGIPMKYIALALLTVQNSALILTLNYSRIMPGYADKRYFTSTAVLLNEMIKLTVCFVIGYYQFRRNVGSEARLRTFLSQIFGGDSWKLGIPAFLYTCQNNLQYVAAGNLSVAIFQVTYQLKILTTAIFSVALLHRKLGLTKWLSLFILTGGIAIVQLQNLASDSKSPVDSSMNPLTGFTAVLIACLISGLAGVYFEKVLKGTNPSLWVRNVQLSFFSIVPCIFTIAVSDYSNIVQKGFFYGYNPVVWLAILLQAFGGIIVALCVAFADNIMKNFSTSISIILSSLVSVYLLDFKITFAFVVGVGLVIAATFLYTKPEQKPADQGNYIPLTTQEAVSSDAAESNAYKT
- the vcx1 gene encoding vacuolar proton/calcium exchanger — protein: MIERLKIAKTRLEAMNSFQYSGDRRERLPLLGDERDHSMARHNAILTTKSVLTSNYINILLVFVPIGLLVGWFQCNAKYVFFLNMLAIIPLSSLLSFATEQLASDSGPTIGGLLNASFGNAIELIVGVLALRRGEIRIVQASMLGSILSNLLLVFGMCLVTAGIRRQIARFNVTVAQTMAAMLALSTASIIIPAAFHFSVPDNKASETALLQVSRGTAVIVLVVYLLLLVFQLKTHKHVCRDVSESEEEEDQEPVLGLYASIFVLGLVTVFVSLCADYLVGSIDALVEEINISKTFVGLIVLPVVANAAEHVTAVIVSYRGQMDLALGVAIGSSIQISMFLAPFLVIVGWFISQPLTLYFESLETVILFVSVFLVNYLIQDGASHWLEGVQLLALYAIVVLAFFYFPTQ